From a single Planctellipticum variicoloris genomic region:
- a CDS encoding VOC family protein, with amino-acid sequence MVQAAKNTICLWYDGDAEEAAQFYARTFPDSSVGAVHRAPGDFPSGKQGDVLTVEFSVMGIPCLGLNGGPAVKHNWAFSFQVATADQAETDRYWNAIIDNGGQASACGWCTDKWGLSWQITPVALTEAITNPDPAAAQRAFAAMMEMGKIDIAAIEAAVRG; translated from the coding sequence ATGGTGCAGGCTGCCAAGAACACGATTTGCCTCTGGTACGACGGCGACGCCGAAGAGGCGGCGCAGTTTTACGCCAGGACCTTTCCCGATTCGTCCGTCGGCGCGGTGCATCGCGCGCCGGGCGACTTTCCGTCGGGGAAGCAGGGGGACGTGCTGACCGTCGAGTTCAGCGTGATGGGCATTCCCTGCCTCGGGCTCAACGGCGGCCCCGCCGTCAAGCACAACTGGGCCTTCTCGTTCCAGGTGGCGACCGCGGACCAGGCGGAAACGGATCGTTACTGGAATGCGATCATCGACAACGGCGGCCAGGCGAGCGCGTGCGGCTGGTGCACCGACAAATGGGGCCTGTCCTGGCAGATCACTCCGGTCGCACTGACGGAAGCGATCACCAACCCCGACCCGGCCGCCGCCCAGCGCGCCTTCGCAGCGATGATGGAGATGGGCAAGATCGACATCGCAGCCATCGAAGCGGCCGTCCGCGGCTGA
- a CDS encoding DUF1398 domain-containing protein yields the protein MDAAVTSTIQECARGSLSGDLAFPDIVGRLMAAGVERYHTDYSRQETTYYLPDGASLVVATPHPPDATGAEFCAATVAGAVRQSQRGEHTYLDFIRKTMAAGCVGYFAQITGRRVIYFGRNGESHVEEFPSRPAGE from the coding sequence ATGGACGCAGCCGTAACCAGCACGATTCAGGAATGCGCGCGGGGATCGTTGTCGGGAGACCTGGCGTTTCCGGACATTGTCGGCCGCCTGATGGCCGCCGGCGTGGAGCGCTATCACACGGATTACAGCCGGCAGGAGACGACCTATTATCTGCCGGACGGCGCATCGCTGGTCGTCGCCACTCCCCACCCGCCGGACGCGACGGGCGCAGAATTCTGCGCGGCGACCGTCGCAGGGGCGGTCCGGCAGAGCCAGCGGGGCGAGCACACCTATCTCGACTTCATCCGCAAGACGATGGCCGCCGGCTGCGTCGGCTACTTCGCACAGATCACCGGCCGCCGAGTGATCTACTTCGGCCGGAACGGGGAGAGCCACGTGGAGGAGTTTCCGTCGCGACCGGCCGGGGAGTGA
- a CDS encoding MarR family winged helix-turn-helix transcriptional regulator, translated as MTSSESASRLEDHAGYWLRFVSNHVSQAFARKVEARGVTVAEWVLLREMLDAGATNPSRLAEALGMTRGTVSKLIERLMHKELVARTVSDQDRRFQSVALTPAGTELVPVLARLADENDREFFGHLNGDEAARLVGLLKEIVRRQGWKDIPVT; from the coding sequence ATGACCTCTTCGGAATCCGCCAGTCGCCTGGAAGATCACGCCGGCTACTGGCTCCGCTTTGTCTCGAACCACGTCTCGCAGGCCTTCGCCCGCAAGGTCGAAGCCCGCGGCGTCACGGTCGCCGAGTGGGTGCTGCTCCGCGAAATGCTGGACGCGGGGGCCACGAATCCGAGTCGCCTGGCCGAAGCGCTCGGCATGACGCGGGGGACGGTCTCCAAGCTGATCGAGCGGCTGATGCACAAGGAGCTCGTCGCGCGCACCGTGTCGGACCAGGACCGACGCTTTCAATCGGTCGCCCTGACCCCGGCGGGGACGGAGCTCGTCCCGGTATTGGCCAGGCTCGCCGACGAAAACGACCGCGAATTCTTCGGCCATCTCAACGGCGACGAAGCCGCCCGGCTCGTCGGCCTGCTCAAAGAGATTGTCCGCCGGCAGGGGTGGAAAGACATCCCCGTCACCTGA
- a CDS encoding PSD1 and planctomycete cytochrome C domain-containing protein, translating to MPDVLRWLLPALLAFGPNPALADDAEAEAFFEKEVRPVLIDQCGKCHSGVKSEGGLSLESAALLAKGGDSGKAIVPGDPAASLLIRAIRHEGDVQMPPEKKLSDRQIASLTEWVKLGAPWPKAVTLSGQGDLGERQRAHWAFQPVREPVVPVPGQPDWVQTPVDAFVLSGLEARGLSASPPADRRTLIRRVTWDLTGLPPTAEEVAAFERDDRPDAVEQLVDRLLASPHYGEQWGRHWLDVARYADTKGYVYAREERFWTQAWAYRDWVVRALNTDMPYDQFLRLQLAGDQVATSPDDLAAMGFLTLGRRFLGVTHDIVDDRIDAVSRGMLGLTVACARCHDHKYDPVPTKDYYSLYGVFRSSAEKQVVLPVQNGVTPDEAFQKELQQREEKRRTVLAEKRDEASALARSRVKEYLLAQLELSKYPAEGFDVILAKTDLIPAFVRQWTQHLVVAAQQPEPVFRAWTAFAQLPAEEFSQKSAELAAQLKSGSLGAVNPRVLALLDPAPATLRELIERYGTLFEQVEAEWQTLVKAAKEGGQPVPERLPDPAAEELRQVLYGPLSPSVVPDDAILNIELFFDSGTLNELWKLQAEVERWLIQSPQAPPVAVVLEDRTPRGNPRVFKRGNPATPGEEIPRRFLEILSGPDRAPFAHGAGRRELAEAIVRGDNPLTARVIVNRVWMHHFGAGLVKTPSDFGLRAEPPSHPELLDWLAARLVAEGWSLKWLHREIILSAAYQQGSTGPADADLLARARQLDPENRLLWRVTPHRLTFEELRDGMLAASGLLDDRVGGKPADLFAAPYPARRTVYGLIDRQFLAGVLRAFDFANPDLHIPQRSETTVPQQALFLLNHPFLAQQAKGLTESAEFAAAQTPEDKVDVLYQRLYQRPANSSQRAAATGFVAAIEAETQQTKPTKPNAWEYGYGPYDPQAGLLKGFQKLPHFDGAAWQGGPAWPDATLGWAQLTASGGHAGNDLEHAVVRRWIAPRNMTIAIHGSLEHPSGAGDGVRATLIVGKQGQVKTAEVHNRTEPFEVERVDVAAGEAVDFVVDIRGTLNHDEFLWAPVIEELTPTATGPAERWPAQEDFSITAPAKQLSAWEQLALVLLISNDFAFVD from the coding sequence ATGCCCGACGTGCTCCGTTGGCTGCTGCCCGCTCTGCTGGCGTTCGGCCCCAACCCCGCGCTGGCCGATGATGCCGAGGCCGAAGCCTTCTTCGAGAAGGAAGTCCGACCTGTGCTGATCGATCAGTGCGGGAAGTGTCACTCCGGCGTGAAGAGCGAGGGGGGGCTGTCGCTCGAATCGGCGGCGCTGCTGGCGAAGGGAGGGGACTCCGGGAAGGCGATTGTCCCCGGCGATCCGGCGGCGAGCCTGCTGATCCGGGCGATCCGCCACGAGGGGGATGTGCAGATGCCCCCCGAGAAGAAACTCTCCGACCGGCAGATCGCCAGTCTCACGGAGTGGGTCAAACTCGGAGCGCCGTGGCCGAAGGCGGTCACCCTCTCTGGCCAGGGGGATCTGGGGGAGCGGCAGCGGGCGCACTGGGCGTTTCAGCCGGTGCGAGAACCGGTGGTGCCCGTGCCGGGACAGCCGGACTGGGTGCAGACCCCGGTCGATGCGTTCGTGCTGAGCGGACTCGAAGCCCGTGGGCTCTCCGCATCTCCGCCGGCCGACCGGCGGACGCTGATCCGGCGGGTGACGTGGGATCTGACCGGGCTGCCGCCGACGGCCGAGGAAGTCGCCGCGTTCGAACGGGACGACCGGCCCGATGCGGTCGAGCAACTGGTCGACCGGCTGCTGGCTTCGCCGCACTACGGGGAGCAGTGGGGCCGGCACTGGCTGGATGTGGCCCGGTACGCGGATACGAAGGGTTACGTTTACGCCCGCGAAGAGCGGTTCTGGACGCAGGCGTGGGCGTATCGGGACTGGGTAGTGCGGGCGCTGAATACGGACATGCCTTACGACCAGTTCCTGCGGCTGCAACTGGCGGGGGATCAGGTGGCGACGTCGCCGGATGACTTGGCGGCGATGGGCTTCCTGACGCTGGGCCGGCGGTTTCTGGGGGTGACCCACGACATCGTCGACGACCGGATCGATGCGGTATCGCGGGGGATGCTGGGGCTGACGGTGGCGTGCGCGCGGTGTCACGATCACAAGTACGATCCGGTCCCCACGAAGGACTATTACTCGCTGTATGGCGTCTTCCGGTCGAGCGCCGAGAAGCAGGTCGTGCTGCCGGTGCAGAACGGCGTGACGCCCGACGAGGCGTTTCAGAAGGAACTGCAGCAGCGGGAAGAGAAGCGGCGGACGGTGCTGGCGGAGAAACGGGACGAGGCCTCGGCCCTGGCCCGGTCGCGCGTGAAGGAATATCTGCTGGCGCAGCTCGAACTGAGCAAGTACCCGGCGGAAGGTTTCGACGTGATCCTGGCGAAGACGGATTTGATCCCCGCCTTCGTCCGACAATGGACGCAGCATCTGGTGGTGGCGGCTCAGCAGCCCGAGCCGGTGTTCCGGGCGTGGACGGCGTTCGCACAACTTCCGGCGGAAGAATTCTCACAGAAGTCCGCCGAGCTGGCCGCGCAACTGAAGAGCGGCTCGCTGGGTGCGGTCAATCCGCGCGTGCTGGCGCTGCTTGATCCGGCTCCCGCGACGCTGCGAGAGCTGATCGAGCGCTACGGGACGCTGTTCGAGCAGGTGGAAGCAGAATGGCAGACGCTGGTGAAAGCCGCGAAGGAGGGGGGCCAGCCAGTTCCAGAACGACTGCCGGATCCAGCGGCGGAAGAACTGCGGCAGGTGCTCTATGGACCGTTGTCGCCGAGCGTGGTGCCGGATGACGCGATTCTGAACATCGAGCTGTTCTTCGACAGCGGCACGCTGAATGAGTTGTGGAAGCTGCAGGCGGAGGTCGAGCGCTGGCTGATTCAGTCGCCGCAGGCGCCCCCCGTGGCGGTGGTGCTGGAAGATCGGACGCCGCGGGGAAATCCGCGGGTGTTCAAGCGGGGGAACCCGGCGACGCCGGGCGAGGAGATTCCCCGGCGGTTCCTGGAGATTCTGTCGGGGCCGGACCGCGCGCCATTTGCGCATGGAGCCGGCCGAAGGGAACTGGCGGAGGCGATTGTGCGGGGGGACAACCCGCTGACGGCGCGGGTGATCGTCAATCGGGTCTGGATGCATCATTTCGGAGCAGGGCTGGTGAAGACGCCGAGCGACTTCGGTCTGCGGGCGGAGCCGCCGAGCCATCCGGAACTGCTCGACTGGCTGGCGGCCCGGCTGGTGGCGGAGGGCTGGAGTCTGAAGTGGCTGCACCGGGAGATTATCCTTTCGGCGGCGTATCAGCAGGGATCGACGGGGCCGGCCGATGCGGACCTGCTGGCGCGAGCGCGGCAGCTCGATCCGGAGAACCGGCTGTTGTGGCGGGTGACGCCGCACCGGCTGACGTTCGAAGAACTGCGGGACGGGATGCTGGCGGCTTCGGGGCTGCTGGACGATCGGGTCGGCGGCAAACCGGCGGATCTATTTGCGGCTCCGTATCCTGCACGGCGGACGGTCTACGGATTGATCGACCGGCAGTTTCTGGCGGGGGTGTTGCGGGCCTTCGACTTTGCGAATCCCGATCTGCACATTCCGCAGCGGAGCGAAACGACAGTGCCTCAGCAGGCGTTGTTTCTGCTGAATCATCCGTTCCTGGCGCAGCAGGCGAAGGGACTGACGGAATCGGCGGAGTTCGCCGCGGCTCAGACGCCCGAAGACAAGGTCGACGTGCTTTATCAACGGCTCTATCAGCGACCGGCGAATTCGTCCCAGCGGGCGGCGGCGACGGGATTTGTCGCGGCGATCGAAGCCGAGACGCAGCAGACGAAACCGACGAAGCCGAATGCGTGGGAGTACGGTTATGGTCCGTACGATCCGCAGGCGGGATTGCTGAAGGGGTTTCAGAAATTGCCACACTTTGACGGGGCTGCGTGGCAGGGCGGGCCGGCCTGGCCCGATGCGACGCTGGGCTGGGCGCAGCTCACCGCGAGCGGGGGCCATGCCGGGAACGACCTGGAACATGCGGTGGTCCGCCGGTGGATCGCACCCCGGAACATGACGATCGCGATTCACGGGTCGCTGGAACATCCCTCGGGAGCGGGGGACGGCGTGCGGGCGACGCTCATCGTCGGGAAACAGGGACAGGTGAAAACCGCGGAGGTCCACAACCGGACGGAACCGTTCGAAGTGGAGCGGGTCGACGTCGCGGCGGGGGAGGCGGTCGACTTCGTGGTGGATATCCGTGGGACGCTCAATCACGACGAGTTCCTGTGGGCGCCGGTGATTGAGGAACTGACGCCGACGGCGACCGGGCCGGCGGAACGCTGGCCGGCTCAGGAGGACTTTTCGATCACGGCGCCGGCGAAGCAGCTTTCGGCCTGGGAGCAACTGGCGCTGGTGCTGCTGATCAGCAATGATTTCGCGTTTGTGGATTGA
- a CDS encoding DUF1501 domain-containing protein, giving the protein MEFQLPNMNRRDLLTRSGMGLGMLGLAGVLQAADGEAATNPLTPRQPHFPGKAKRVIHFFLNGGPSHVDTFDYKPSLEKYAGKPLPTNLLTERKTGASLPSPFKFEKRGECGTPVSEIFARTAEHIDDIAVINSMYAQVPNHEPSLMLMNCGDSVQPRPSTGAWVLYGLGSENQNLPGFIAMCPGGYPIKDAENWQSGFLPGAYQGTFIDPQQRTLDKLIENIRRTHSSSAAQRRQLDLLAQLNREHQAPRIDPRLEARIQSFELAFRMQRDAEEAFDLSQEPKHIQDLYGAGVHGRQTLIARRLLERGVRYVQLWHGAGQPWDNHDQIEANHRRLAGELDPAIGALLTDLKQRGMFEDTLILWGGEFGRTPSVELGGDGAAKAGRDHNHYGFSVWLAGGGIKGGTVYGATDEFGFKAEVNPVSAHDLHATMLHCLGFDHEKLTYRYAGRDFRLTDVHGRVLTDILT; this is encoded by the coding sequence ATGGAATTTCAGTTGCCGAACATGAATCGCCGCGATCTGCTCACCCGCTCCGGCATGGGCCTGGGCATGCTCGGCCTGGCCGGCGTGCTGCAGGCCGCCGATGGCGAGGCCGCGACCAATCCGCTGACGCCGCGGCAGCCGCACTTTCCGGGCAAGGCGAAGCGGGTGATTCACTTCTTCCTGAACGGCGGCCCGTCGCACGTCGACACGTTCGACTACAAACCGTCGCTGGAGAAGTATGCGGGGAAGCCGCTGCCGACGAATCTGCTGACCGAAAGAAAGACGGGAGCGTCGCTGCCGTCTCCTTTCAAGTTCGAGAAGCGGGGGGAATGCGGGACGCCGGTCAGCGAGATTTTCGCCAGGACCGCCGAGCATATCGATGACATTGCGGTCATCAATTCGATGTACGCGCAGGTGCCGAACCACGAGCCGTCGCTGATGCTGATGAACTGCGGCGACTCGGTGCAGCCGCGGCCGAGCACGGGGGCGTGGGTGCTGTATGGGCTGGGTTCGGAGAATCAGAACCTGCCGGGATTCATCGCGATGTGTCCCGGCGGCTACCCGATCAAGGATGCGGAGAACTGGCAGTCGGGGTTCCTGCCGGGGGCCTACCAGGGAACGTTCATCGATCCGCAGCAGCGGACGCTCGACAAGCTGATCGAGAACATCCGGCGGACGCATTCGTCGTCAGCGGCTCAGCGGCGGCAGCTCGATCTGCTGGCGCAGCTCAACCGGGAGCATCAGGCGCCGCGGATCGACCCGCGGCTCGAGGCGCGGATTCAGTCGTTCGAACTGGCGTTCCGCATGCAGCGCGACGCCGAGGAAGCGTTCGACCTGTCGCAGGAGCCGAAGCACATCCAGGACTTGTATGGCGCCGGAGTCCACGGGCGTCAGACGCTGATCGCCCGACGGCTGCTGGAGCGGGGCGTCCGCTACGTGCAGCTCTGGCACGGTGCGGGGCAGCCGTGGGACAACCACGATCAGATCGAGGCGAATCATCGCCGGCTGGCAGGGGAGCTCGACCCGGCGATCGGCGCGCTGCTGACAGATCTCAAGCAGCGGGGGATGTTCGAGGACACGCTGATCCTGTGGGGGGGCGAGTTCGGACGGACTCCTTCGGTGGAGCTGGGTGGCGACGGCGCGGCGAAGGCCGGGCGGGATCACAATCACTACGGGTTCTCGGTCTGGCTGGCGGGGGGCGGGATCAAGGGAGGAACCGTCTACGGGGCGACGGACGAGTTCGGCTTCAAGGCCGAGGTCAACCCGGTAAGCGCGCACGATCTGCACGCGACGATGCTGCACTGCCTGGGGTTCGACCACGAGAAGCTGACGTATCGGTATGCGGGGCGGGATTTCCGTCTGACCGACGTGCACGGACGGGTGCTGACCGACATTCTGACGTAG
- a CDS encoding RDD family protein has translation MSGSAPESLGDAAFDEADAPAGYRSRDAKSKFQTWFGLLVVTYVILQLVVPQVVQYTWMPEMFAFSGQMRIPRYEKAFVWKGDVWYPTVDPMKIIQGIYDLESMDAAGNVTPGRRMRITGGLGEGQFYLPQGDELWMLSANKVVRLIPDHQPLVSSLQAANNPLSALVSPPILQDGVVTIVGSDAVGNDGLYQFENGMWVLKGIVNSVATPAELQPSPAGPPVTPPYGRDQYRLIEFGGRTAAFWRNGEDQRLRFSPELVLSPVPVKDEGAPADAWQPVRETVWQELEFACPTDWCVGVADGRLHVATLQTSPTSTVSVWRQENNGWKEISSRNVAAAESLVWLEGLDNEPTSLLTKRLSQGYELIPFRNGELGASIKGGGIFGSLMKNIVWLTVVLTIFGTVNMLTTVTLSDWLLRKYRSSTYSFGKETWELASFTRRGIARTIDQLLINTPGSIVFWMALSSFDVDEAMAAIKRDPLPFFMSLLWLVGVLFGSLLLGWIVYSITEGIWGLSPGKWICGVRVWRRTLRPCGVFRAAVRLILLIVDGFFGYGIGLAAAGLSACRQRVGDMAMDTVVVRAGTRRFDGPPPGSLMQD, from the coding sequence ATGTCGGGGTCTGCACCGGAATCGCTGGGTGACGCTGCGTTCGACGAGGCCGACGCCCCGGCAGGCTATCGCAGCCGGGATGCGAAATCGAAGTTCCAGACGTGGTTCGGTCTGCTGGTGGTGACGTACGTCATTCTGCAGCTCGTCGTGCCGCAGGTTGTGCAGTACACGTGGATGCCGGAAATGTTCGCCTTCAGCGGACAGATGCGGATTCCTCGGTACGAGAAGGCGTTCGTCTGGAAGGGAGACGTGTGGTATCCGACGGTCGACCCCATGAAGATCATTCAGGGGATCTATGACCTGGAGAGCATGGACGCGGCGGGGAACGTGACGCCGGGCCGGCGCATGCGGATCACCGGGGGACTGGGCGAGGGGCAGTTCTATCTGCCGCAGGGCGATGAGCTGTGGATGCTCAGCGCGAACAAGGTCGTGCGGTTGATTCCAGACCATCAGCCGCTGGTGTCGTCGCTGCAGGCGGCGAACAATCCGCTGTCGGCGCTGGTCTCGCCGCCGATTCTGCAAGACGGCGTAGTGACGATCGTCGGTTCCGATGCGGTCGGCAACGACGGTCTGTATCAGTTTGAAAACGGGATGTGGGTGCTGAAGGGCATCGTGAATTCCGTGGCAACGCCAGCCGAACTGCAACCTTCGCCGGCCGGACCGCCCGTCACGCCTCCCTATGGGAGGGACCAATACCGCCTGATCGAGTTCGGCGGTCGGACGGCGGCGTTCTGGAGAAACGGTGAGGATCAGCGTTTGCGATTTTCTCCTGAGCTGGTGCTGTCGCCAGTTCCCGTCAAGGATGAGGGCGCTCCCGCCGACGCCTGGCAGCCGGTCCGGGAAACCGTCTGGCAGGAGCTGGAGTTCGCCTGTCCGACAGACTGGTGCGTGGGCGTCGCGGACGGCCGATTACACGTCGCGACTCTGCAAACGAGCCCAACCAGCACCGTCAGCGTGTGGCGACAGGAGAACAACGGCTGGAAGGAAATCAGCAGCCGGAATGTCGCCGCCGCCGAAAGTCTCGTGTGGCTGGAAGGCCTTGATAACGAACCGACCTCGCTGCTGACCAAGCGGCTGTCGCAGGGGTACGAGCTGATTCCGTTCCGCAACGGGGAACTGGGCGCGTCGATCAAGGGAGGCGGGATCTTCGGGTCGCTGATGAAGAACATCGTCTGGCTGACCGTGGTCCTGACGATCTTCGGTACGGTCAACATGCTGACGACCGTGACGCTCAGCGACTGGCTGTTGCGGAAGTACCGGTCGTCGACGTACTCGTTCGGTAAAGAAACCTGGGAGCTGGCTTCCTTTACACGTCGCGGGATCGCCAGGACGATCGACCAGCTTCTGATCAACACGCCGGGCTCGATCGTGTTCTGGATGGCGCTGTCGTCCTTTGATGTCGACGAGGCGATGGCGGCCATCAAGCGGGATCCGCTGCCGTTCTTCATGAGCCTGCTGTGGCTCGTCGGCGTGCTGTTCGGCAGTCTGCTGCTGGGCTGGATCGTCTACAGCATTACCGAGGGAATCTGGGGATTGAGTCCCGGGAAATGGATCTGCGGCGTGCGAGTCTGGCGGCGGACTCTACGGCCGTGCGGCGTGTTCCGGGCCGCAGTGCGTCTGATTTTGCTGATCGTCGATGGATTCTTCGGCTACGGCATCGGACTGGCCGCCGCGGGACTGTCGGCCTGCCGGCAGCGCGTGGGGGACATGGCGATGGATACCGTGGTCGTCCGAGCCGGGACTCGTCGATTCGACGGCCCGCCCCCCGGTTCGCTGATGCAGGACTGA